The sequence GAGAGCCAGAGCGGCAGGTCGCCGACGCCGATCAGGGCATGGCGGAAACCGTCGATCAGGTAGAAGATCGGGTTCAGGTGCGACAGCTCCGACCACGGCTGCGGCAGCAGTGAAATCGGGTAGAAGACGCCGCCGAGATAGATCAGCGGCAGGATCAGGAAATTCGTAAACATGGACAGCGAGTCGAAGTTGTTGGCGTAGATCGCCGCCAGCAGGCCGAACTGGGCGAACAGGAAGCTGGTGAGAATCGCCATGCCGAGCACCGCCAGG comes from Desulfuromonas sp. and encodes:
- a CDS encoding ABC transporter, with translation LFMSRYLGNIVDLLVTPVTPPQFIMAYTLAAMLRGLLVGTIVWLVSTFFATLPWSYPLAVLGMAILTSFLFAQFGLLAAIYANNFDSLSMFTNFLILPLIYLGGVFYPISLLPQPWSELSHLNPIFYLIDGFRHALIGVGDLPLWLSFAVGGAMAFAAFCWAAILISKGYRLRN